The genome window CTTGTCGTGATAACAGATGTATGCTTGTGCCAGTATACGGATCACGGGCATTGCGGCATAGTAAAAGGCGATATTGTTGATAATGATTCCACAATTGACTTGCTTGCCGCAACCGTTTTGTCCCATGTACAGGCCGGCGCGGATATGGTAGCGCCATCGGATATGATGGACGGTCGTATTGCTGAAATAAGAGAGCGGCTGGATGAGAACGAATTCAGCAATATACCCATAATGTCATATTCCGCCAAATATTGTTCCGCTTATTACGGGCCGTTTCGGGAGGCAGCAGATTCAGCGCCGAAATTCGGTGATAGAAGAACCTATCAAATGGACCCGTGCAATGGCCTTGAGGCACTTCGTGAGGTAGAACTGGATATTAGCGAAGGCGCAGACATCATAATGATAAAACCGGCTCTTCCTTATCTTGATATTATCCGCCGTACAAGAGACTCCATTGATCTTCCAGTGGCGGCATATAATGTAAGCGGCGAGTATGCCATGATAAAAGCGGCCGATCAAAAAGGCTGGATTGACGGCCCAAAAGTAATGATGGAAACTTTAATTTCAATTAAACGCGCAGGAGCTGATATGATATTAACATATTTTGCCATCGAGGCTGCGGAAGCATTAAAAAATGCAGCATAAGCATAAAACCGGTCATCCCGAAAATCAAAGCGGCGCAAATCTTCGTCTTGTTGCGTGGGAGATTACACGTAATTGCAACCTTTCATGCATACACTGCCGCGCATCCGCCACCCAGGGCCCTTATAGCGGCGAACTTGATACTGAAACAGCGCTTCGTCTTATAGATCAGATAGCCGATGTGGGCAGCCCGATAGTAATACTTACAGGCGGCGAACCATTGTTAAGGTCTGACATTTTTGAAATAGCATCGTATGGTACCAAAAAAGGACTCCGTATGGTGATGGCCCCCAACGGTACCTTGATAACCGGGGCTTTTGCAAAAAAAATGATCGAATCGGGCATTAAAAGAATCAGCATCAGCCTGGATGGAGCCGATAAAAAGAGCCATGACAGTTTCAGGGGAGTCGAAGGAGCTTTTGCAGGTGCTCTTAACGGTATAAAATTTGCCAAAGAGGTTGGCCTGGAATTTCAGATAAATACAACTATAACACAGAAAAATCTTGCTCAAATTCCTGCTATCCAGGATCTGGCAGTGGAATTAGGCGCGGTGGCTCATCATATCTTTCTCCTGGTTCCAACCGGGCGCGGTAAATATATTGCCGACCAGGAGATATCATCTGAAGAATATGAACGTACCCTGCACTGGTTTTATGATCAAAAAAAGAAAACTTCCCTGCAACTCAAAGCCACCTGCGCACCCCACTATTATCGTATTTTACGACAAAGAGCCAAAGAAGAAGGCAGGAAAATAACCTTTAAAACAGACGGGCTCGATGCAGTAACCAGGGGATGCCTGGGCGGCACAGGTTTTTGCTTTATTTCCCATACCGGCATTGTACAGCCCTGTGGATTCCTCGATCTTGATTGCGGGGATGTAACCAGAACATCATTTGCTTCTATCTGGAACAGCTCCCCGATTTTTTTATCCTTGCGTGATTTTGACAATCTCAAAGGTAAATGCGGGAAGTGCGAATATAAAAAAGTCTGTGGCGGATGCCGGGCCAGGGCTTATGAAGCTACCGGTGATTTTCTGGCTGAAGAACCTCTCTGCAACTATATTCCGGCTGCCTGCTGATAAAAATCTTATTTTTACAATGTATTC of Desulfosarcina sp. BuS5 contains these proteins:
- the hemB gene encoding porphobilinogen synthase is translated as MLFPEYRPRRLRQNNGFRRMIRETLLSVNDLIMPLFAISGKNVKNSIPSMPGQYQLSIENLVKTAEYAYSLGIPAVMIFGIPDQKDSLGTEAYADDGIVQKAVKTLKNSIPGLVVITDVCLCQYTDHGHCGIVKGDIVDNDSTIDLLAATVLSHVQAGADMVAPSDMMDGRIAEIRERLDENEFSNIPIMSYSAKYCSAYYGPFREAADSAPKFGDRRTYQMDPCNGLEALREVELDISEGADIIMIKPALPYLDIIRRTRDSIDLPVAAYNVSGEYAMIKAADQKGWIDGPKVMMETLISIKRAGADMILTYFAIEAAEALKNAA
- the ahbD gene encoding heme b synthase, with product MQHKHKTGHPENQSGANLRLVAWEITRNCNLSCIHCRASATQGPYSGELDTETALRLIDQIADVGSPIVILTGGEPLLRSDIFEIASYGTKKGLRMVMAPNGTLITGAFAKKMIESGIKRISISLDGADKKSHDSFRGVEGAFAGALNGIKFAKEVGLEFQINTTITQKNLAQIPAIQDLAVELGAVAHHIFLLVPTGRGKYIADQEISSEEYERTLHWFYDQKKKTSLQLKATCAPHYYRILRQRAKEEGRKITFKTDGLDAVTRGCLGGTGFCFISHTGIVQPCGFLDLDCGDVTRTSFASIWNSSPIFLSLRDFDNLKGKCGKCEYKKVCGGCRARAYEATGDFLAEEPLCNYIPAAC